The nucleotide window TGAGAAGCATGTACTGGACCAAAGAGGTAGCCATGTGCCAGGGATCCAGCATGATCAGCGAAGCGATCAACCAGATACCAAATGTCGACATGACTGAGATGATGAGCATGTAAAagaccttgttcttgaagatatCTGCAAAATTAAAGCCGTTTGCGTCGTTGACGTCAGCTATGATAGCTTTGACAGCGATGAAAATAGCAGCAAACAATAGATAGCTGGCCGACTGTTAGTGTCAGGCAGCAAAAGCATGTCAGTAAACTTACATCATGATAATAGCCCAGAACCAACACATGGCGGTATAGAGCCTACCAGAACCTGCTGGTCGATTGCCCAGAGATAAAACGAAGCAAGTAATCAGGAATACACCGTAGAGCCAGGTGAAAACGACACCCAGAATTTCTCCTGTCCGCCCAAGTAACGTATCATCTCCCAAACTTGTTGTGAGAATCTTGAAAACGAGGAAGAAGTTACCAATAGCGAACCAAGCGAAGATCATGTTAAtagtgttgaagatgaattcgatgaagaaggcaaaCTTTCGCAAGAAAGTGTGATCAGATCGGAGGAAGTCGAGGAAGTGAACAATAGCGTAGATAGCAGCGAAGAAAGAACCGTTGAGCCAACGACGACGCTGGAGAACAAGCTCGGTAACCGTATCGGGAACATCAGTCTCGCCAGTAGCTGACTTGACGTACTGCAGGATCCAATGGCAGTTGCGCTTAGTGACCAGCTCGAAGCAAAGAATACGATCTTCGGCGAGATACATGTTGGACTCGAAAAGACCAGCATCGCTTCCACCGTGGAGCGTCTCACCCAAGAAGTATTTCTCAAGAGGCCCCTTTCCGTTCTTGTCATTTTGAAGAGCTACATAGCGGTAGGCTGAGAAGGCACCGGGCAACACAGAGATAAAACCAAAAGCAGATTCCAATGGTTTATCGAGAATGTTGCTCATCTTGTACTCAAAATTCTGAGCAGCGACGAGGGGGTTCAGAAGGTATTTTCCACCAGTACCCAACATAGCCTTGATCTCACCACAAGCACCACCACACATGGGCTCGAGATCAAAGGCCTTCCAGAGATGGTAAATTGAGCTTCCACCGGGTCGAGTACCCGCATCGAGAAGCACACAAATGTTAGGGTCCAGGACTCTACCAAAGGCCGTAAAAAACCATCTGTGTGAATTAATCTTCTTGGcgttcttctccttcaaacAGAACAGCATTTGGACTGGCTGGCGTCGGTGGACGAGCTGAACAACGTCGTTCTTGATCTGAAGGTGAGTTTGCGTGGTGTATTCGTAAATATGGGCTGTGACGTCCTTTCCGTTGACCTGCTGCTTGGCGATACCCTCTTGGTACACACCCATACCGGCCAAAAGAGCCTTGGTCCTGGGGTTGATCTTGGAACGACCATCACTGACGACACAGACGACGATCTTCTTCCACGCGTCTTTACCCCATGTCTTACTGTTGGGACGGTTACACATGTACTCGATGTTCTTGAAAACACCGGTCATGGTTCGGGCAAACAAAATATCGTCCTCGTTATACATTGTCACAACAATGAACAGCTCAGTATGGCGGGGCTTTGTGAAGAGCCTCTGTCGCAGTGTGAAGTCGTGGTCGTAGAAGTCATTGGGATCGCAAGTCGCAGCGGAATATCGCATGTGTGTGAACTCATCACGCTCTCCATGGGGGTTCTGTTGCAGCAGAACTGGAGGAACAGGACAATCCAGAACCAGGTTACCGCGGTACAAGAGGACTTGCTTGACGGTTTTCCAGCGCTTAATTCCACCACCTTGTTGCGGTTGGTCTTGGTATGGTTCGCTTGGCGCATCTGATGGTTGGTGTTGCAGCATAGGCCTGTGATCATCGTAGGGTTGGTCGTACTCTTGGTCATAACCCTGATCGTAgggttgctgctgaggaCGAGGCTCGTAAGGTTGGTTGTAGTAGGCATCGTGATGCGCTTCAGGGTTTACGGCGTAATCACCAGGAGGGCCGTAGCCAGACAAATTGTCGACGGATTGCTGCGACAAAGTCAGTTCAATGCTTGATACCACGTGCGCAACGTTCAATCTGGCGAGGAAGACTTACAGCCGCATTGAGGTTCAAATGATCGCTTGGAGTAGGCAACCGGTGCTGGTCGGGGCCCGAGGGCATAGCAAGGTGCTGCTGAGAAGGGCCATACTGTCCATATCGGCCATCGTCGAAGGGATTATCGTCGAGCTGGTAGCCTTGCTGGAGCGGCTGTCCTGGCGAAGGCGTCCGGTGAGGGTGTGgatgttgctgaggctgtgCCCCATAGCGAGGATCCATTTCGTTGTTATAGTAATCGTCGTCTGAAGGCAATCGTAGTTAGACTTATATGTTCAAGAGTATGTTTGTTGTTTGAGTTGGCAACTAGTGTGAAGAGCAATTTGAGTGGGCGCAGGTAAATAGACTTGCGAATGGTGCCTCGGTGATGCGCATAGAGACGCAGCAGCAATAAACCTTATCACCACAACGAAAGCTTGTTGcaggtgatgatgataagaTTATAGCCACTTTTGCAGGTTTGCCGAGTATCAAGAGCAAAGAGTGAACAGATGCCGAGTCGCAATGTAATGCAATTCTAACCAGGGGTGTTTAAGAGGGAGGGGTATGTCTCGACTGTCTCATATTGAGGGAGAGAAAGGGGCAGATGACGATGATCAAAGAAATGGGAAGGGATAAGGTGCTGTACTTGCCTAGGCGATTATACGACATGATTGCGGTTGTTTATGCGCACAAGAGGCGCTATACACACAAGATTTTGAAGTATTTGGTTGGGTCTTATTTTGAGCGCGGTTACAGTTGCGCAAAAGATGGTTTATGGTTGATTGACTGTTGCTGTTGCGCTGGTGGTTGCCCCGGGTTTCGGTTCCCACCAGAGACCAAGGAACCGCGGGCGGGCGAGAGGTCCAATGTTTGCGAGGCTTGAGTGACGTTATGCGAAGATGCACAGACGCAGGGGAAGCGGTTATAAATGCGTCAACGAATGATACTGTGAAACGAATGCACAGTAGACAAAGAGGAGAGAACAAAAAAAAGGTTGGACAAGAAAAAAAGATTTTGGTCGGTTTCAAAGCTGACGAAAACCAATGTCAGTTCAGTGTCAATGTCTGACTGCAGCCGCAGAGCAGAGACAGGGATCGATCAGGCGCTAGCTACCTCCAACTCAAGATGCGAGGGAGCGAGAGAGCGAGCGAACGAGCAAGTCTGTAGGTGGCTAACAGTTGCGTCTGGTCTGTGGCTCGGCTGCTCGATATGCGCGTCCCAGTCTGCGAATGAATGGCCAAAAcccttgtccttgtcttgGCAGATCCGTTTACTCCGTTAAATCCAAGGACCGAGGAGTTGGAGGGTCCAGCTTGGCGTGCTCGAGAGCAACGGTCTCTGTGTTTCACACTCTGCCCGAGTGGGATAGTAAAGGATGATCCTCCACTGACCCAGTGACGGATAAGGGTATGAATGAGCGAGTGACGTTGGTTTGGGGGGCTCGGCTTGAACCGCCAGCGGGGATAGGACGTTGCAGGTGGCAGGGGTCGGAATCGGATCTGCCTGTCCAGTTCAGTCCTGTTATCGTGGAGGAAATGATGAAGTGCAAAAGAGAAATGAGAGTCAATATCGACGAGAGGCAGATCAAGTGGTTATACAAAGAGGCTGACTTACTTGAGTCCTGCAGCTGAAGCTTAGTAGCTAGCAAGCTACTGCACAATAGCTCCTTTCCTCTGACCTGTCTCATCACACCTCAGCCCGATTACTTTCTGTCAGCCCAGCCGCAGCTTTAGATCCATCCTCCAATTCCTCTCGCAGTCTAGTCCCAAGCCACGCCTCCGCCAGATATCCAGCCCAGAAAGATCCAGCCAGGTCTAACCTCGCGCTTTTCAAGCCTCCAGATAGAATGTGCCTTTCAGCTGCACCCACAAGGCTCTCTCGTGCGACACATCATCGCATCTTGCCGTTGAGTTTTAAGAGACTAAACCAACCGCCAACGCTGACTAGCCAAGcctccatcatcctctcTCGCCCGAGCAGCGTTAACCTGCTTACAGACGCATGCAGCCCTAGATGGGATAATCGCATCTGAGTCCCGCCCCTCCACTGTTCTGTTGCTGATGCAGCCAGTACCTGATCATCAGAAATCCAAAAATATCTCCAACGGTACATGAATCGCCACAGTTTGAATGctcttggctcttggctGGTTCATCAGTCAGGTTTAGAAATGCCGCAGTCTCAGAGTAATTGACTGCGCCACGACCTGTCATGTCAATGAGAACCCCAGGTGCCAAGACCTCGCATTCAGATCATTACGAATTCATGTATTTTCGGAtttgccatcatctcataTTCTCATTTGGCTTTCTCCCCGAACTGTTGGACTGTGTGCTCCATTCCGTTCGATCTTGGCAGATACAGCACATGACTCTTTCCTGTAATACTTGCAGTGTAGCTGAAAAATGACCCGCTGGAGGTGGGGATGACCAACCTAACTCAAAAGAGCTTAATCCAACGGGACAACCCTTTTGTCTTCTCCCACGACCGCCTTGACAACCCTTCAATATAAAGGACGGTACAGGAACGGGAGaaagttaaataataattagacAACGTAAGGACCCAACCATGAGAAACAAGATTGTCATTTTCAACAAGCTCGGCACTATCGTCAGCCATCGGCCCTAAATTGGCTGCTCCGGGTACCGCTTCTGTTTGATGCACAAGAAGCGGAATACATACGAATATACCATTAAGTCATGTCCTGGCCTTTTGGGTTCCATCAGTGCATATGGACTTCGGTGTAATTCTGAGGACTTGTCGAGAGACCAAGCTCTCCTCCTCCGTATACACAACAGAGTTGAACCATACGTTGTAGTGTTTGATTGGAGGTTAGGGCATGAAGCTGTACCGGCATTCTCGTGGCTACGCCTGTCCTTGAGCGTGAACTTGGTGATAACCCAGGTATGCTTGGGCACCTCGTTACAGCCATCAACTTCATGCCTGAGAATCGCGTAACCAGGCTTTAGAAATCCTTCGTTACTGGATACTGGCTTTATTTACCAGCATTACACGCAAACTCCACCTTATGTATCGATGAGAGCTGTCCTTAGAGCTTCCACCGCCTCTTGTGCAGAACTATACTCAAAATGCCATAACTTCTTGATAACATCCTTGACATGGTTACTGTCACCAACGTAGGGATACTCTCCATCCATAAGTTTCTGCTGAAGTTCTTCTATCTCTATTGGCCCATAAGGAACAGTCCATTCTGTGATCTCACAAATTGCAGTACCAAGCGCAAACAGCTCCTTTTCGACTATACTTCGAGTAGTAGAGTCTCCTTCTGATCCTGGCACCCAACAACGAGGTTCACATGTAAAGAGAAGCTCGGGGAACTTGCCCTTCAGAATCGAACCAGCAAAATCGCAGAGCTTGATGTGAAGATCATCGAAGACAAGAACATTTCGAGGTGAGACGTCGCCCCAAATGACCCCGCGATCATGGACATACTGCAAAGCCTCCGTGAAGTCGACAGCTACTTGCAAGCGACGAGCCATTGTCGGAGGTTCGTTCTTCCCAACGTATTCCCGTAAGTTACCATGCGGCGCCCGCTCAAGACGCAAAGCccaggcttcttctccatcaggCATCAATTCGACACCAATACACTTGAGGATGCATGGGTATGGACCAAGAGCTTCATATATGGCAGCTTCGCGCTTAAATAAGTTGCTCGTATCTTCAGCAAACGCGGCGTGGTCATACATTTCACCGTCTAACCAAAGCCCAGCTGCCTTCAGAGCGGACTTGGAATTGCCTTTCTCTATGTACACGATGCTGAGGCCTGTTCGGCCGAGCGGCTCGAGTCTGGCCCGGATAGCATGGGCAGCTTCCCGGTCCGAGAGTTGCATTCTGAAATTACGCAGATCGATTCAAAGAGGTTCGAGAGTGAGGCTAGAAAAGGTAATGTCGAGAAGAAAGGTATCACACTGAGTATTTTAGACAGGTCACAATTGTACAGGCAGGACAGGTTCTAACGTTATGGTGCGGGGAAGTTTAAGCTTAATTCTTAATCCAGTGTCGTCTCCAGCGAAAAAAAGACGTAAGGTACATGTAAATAGCCAACTCAAATCTGAACAATGACCATTCAGTTAATTAACAATGGAATTTCTCAAAATGAAGTGATATTTAGTTATCCTCGCCGGGCAGCGTTGCCGAGTAGTAACAACAGCCTGTTATTAAATGCCGAAGCGCCCTCCTCTTGACGTCCAGGCGATCAATTCCCGCCCAATATACGAATATCCCGTAACGAACAACTGGTCAGCTACTCCGTAGGCAACAAGCTAATGCAAGCTTTGGAAAACACTTAAATTAGCCAGGGTGCCTTGGTCACGAGAGGTCTCAGAGACCCTCTCGTCAACCAATACAATGCGGTTTCGGTCCGTCCCTTGTTGACTGCGGCTGAACTTCTAGCATGCCTGATCCTTGTGCCAGATAACCTCTTCCGCACCAGATATGAACGTTGTCACCGTATTATCCAATGGTTGTTCGGCAGACATGCAAGTTGTTTGTCCAATTCTGCTCTCTTGAGTCTTCTCTTCGAGAgtcgacatcttcaacactcACATTTCGCCGATTAATGATAGGGAAGGCTTCACTGGAAGGCCTATTTACTATGTATTTTCACAGATATCCCTTACATCCTGTCTGAGTTTCCACTGCTGGCCCTAAATGCCACTCAAACATCCTCCCACTTACTGAGGCACCTTGCAGACATGGCGGTTTCACCTTCCATCATGACTTCACATATACCCTCCAACTCTATTCAGCTCGTGCAGTCTCTGGCCCTATCAGAGCTTTGTCTTTTCAAAAGAACCAATAGAAGCGGGCCGCCCCTGGCATAAACATAAACGGACATGCATTGGCGGTTATGGCTTCGATGCAGATCTCCTCAAATTAGCTAGGCCAGTTCCCGAGGGCAAGCAGGGACGAGAATAGTTGAGATACGGTGTAAAGATATGCCGCAAGATGGGGGTTCTATTCAGAACTGTTGTGGTCTCTTATAGAGTTGATGCCCTGTTGTCAGTTGTGGGAGCAAGTTTTCGTTCTGTCAGTCAAGTCGGGGCCCATTGTTTCCACTTGCACGTCCTCCCACAGTCTCTAGTTGGAGCAACACCAGCAACTATGTCTCGAATTTTCTcagtccttctcctctctctCCCCCTTGCCCTCTCAGCAGACTTCGAAAGTGTGACCATCAGTGCCAACCTCGACAACGTTGGCCACACATGTATCAGCAAATGTCTCTACTACACCCTTCTGTCCGATATGGGCAGGGCTATGGGCTGTGATGACCCCTATGATAACAACTGCTACTGCGCTACCGCCGCTGCATCTGCCAACAAGGCTGATGGCTTCATGTCCAAGTGTGCCACCTCGTTATGCTCAGCTGGTGATCGTTCTCGAGACTTGACTTCCATGCAATCCTACTACGCTTCGTACTGTATGGGTGCAGGCTTCACACAGCCTGGTGCTACTGAGTGGTACAACCCTGCTGAAGCTACAGAAGAGCCGACGAATGAACCTACTGCAGAGAGCGGTGGTGGCAGTGATGCGAGGCCCAGTCGAACTGCCAACTCGGGTGGTGACGGGACTTCAACTCACATGACCATTGTCACGCAGACGGCAGAGGATGGTGCTTCGAGGACGCAGGGTAAGTTCCTGCTGCTCATGGTGATGGTGCCTTTGCTGTTGCTTCAGGTACTGTTCCTGTGCGTACCCTATCGAGAGTTCTTGCTAAACATTCTGGTCACTAGTAATCGTCGAAGCAACTTCCACTTACTGGGTCAACTCGGACGGGTCCCCAGCATCATCCAAGAACGAGGATGGCGGCACCTCTGTTGTCAAGATTGGCGTTGGTATCGCTGTACCAGTGGTAGTTATCGCTGCTGGCTTGTTTGCTTGGTGGTTCATTAGGCGAAGAAATCAACAAAAAGCACAATACCCCCATACTACTCAACCGCTCGGCGAAGTTACAACTGGCGGCGGTCCTGCTGTCGTGGCCTCCGTATCCCCTGCAACACCTGAGAGGAGGGACACTTTACCAAGAAAGCCTGTCGGCGCTTCAACAatctcttctgtttcttctttgtccAAGACCAATGAGTTATCCGGTATCGGCGTTCAACGTGAACTTTCTGGGCGTGAAGTTCACCCTTTTCCTAACATGACACCCAGTCCGCCTATTCAAGTCGCAGGACAACATGAGATGTCGGGTGAAGGATGGAGGCCAAACTTGGAGATGGATGGTCGTGATGCTCGTGTGGAAATGTCCGGTGAGGCACGGCCTCCTGAGCTCCCAGGCTATATCAACTCAGCGAATGCGTACACGCCTCATGAGAGTGTTCAGCGATGGGAACTGCCTGATAACTCGCGTCAGAGATAGGCCGTAGGCTTTGACGGCTGCTATATGTTGTCTTGTATTCTCTTCTTAGTAGTTATCGTTCCGCTGGGATCAATGTTCCTTTTCGGCTGTGGAGTTGGGCGAGAGAAGGGTATATCTAGGGCTTGGTCGGTTGCGCTAGATGTTATTGATAGGTGTAGAGGAGTAAACTAATTACTATGTTATTTCTTACTTATATCGCTGCGTGTCTATTTACACATGGTGATAAGTTAGGGTAGTGGATGCTGTATTCATTCACTTGCTCGTTACTTCGTGGTAGGCCGAACAGTATACTGAATGAACACTCGAGCATCCATTGGCTTTGAACGCGGGAGCTGCGTAACTCGAGTGCATAATTCAGGCGATTGAGCTAACACTTGCCTTTAACACGCAAAAGATGATCGGATATTTGCTCTCAGACATCGCTACCCCCTTGTCTGGGAGTAAGAAAACCCGGGACCTTGATTCTGAGTAATAAAACAAACTTTATAAAAAACCTCCTAAGTTTATAGGAACTTACCTAAGTTTATTTATCACGTAAGAACAAGATCTTAAGTTTTCTTTCCTGCACCTCTACTAATATACTTCTTTAAGATCAAAGTGTCACAAACCACTCTGCAACACTAACATTCTCAGGTTTAGAACAGCCATCAAGGAGAGCGCTAATGCAAAAAGAACCATTGAGTTGATTTAACAAAGATCAAAAAGTGTAAAAGAAAGGGTCTGGCCGGGGATTGAACCCGGGACCTCTCGCAAGCTATGCTGTAGGGTTTTCCCTAAGCGAGAATCATACCACTAGACCACCAGACCAGTGTTAGAGCAGAACATTTGgcgctgctgttgatgaacGGCAGGGTCAATAATGTGGTCTAAGACCAGAACCTCGATAGAATTGAGCGACCTTTGTAGAATAATCATGTCTGAGCTATTGAGACAGGGTGGTCAGCAATTGAAAAACAGCAGAGGTGGGTCATTCAGATACTATCATGGGATGTTCAGCCCTCAGTATTCATTAGATAATAATCATCAGATCAGTCTTCTGCCCATCTGTGCAAGTCCGCTCCTCCGCAAGAATCTCCCATGGCAGTATTTGGAGCGGAATTAATAATCACATCCACTCCCTACCAACACCGCACAAAGTGGGTGTCGTGCAAGCCACAGCCGCAAAGTAGTGCCAAGACAAATGATGAGAAACTCCAATTCCAGCCTGCTGGCCTCTGGTTGGTCAATTCGATATCACAACTGCTGGAAATGGACCGTCGGAGTAATCAATATCTTCAATCGCCGACTCTTACGGTGGCCGCGTGCCCCGAGATCACTTATTCACAAAATTGTGACGACAATGGCATCGTGAACTGCGGAGTTGGGTTTTGATATTGAGGGTATCGTTCAGCTATATAAGAGTGGTCGTATCTGTGAAGACGAAAAATGTCTTATCATCAGCTTTCAAATCATCAACACTCAATCATAAGACGCAATATTTGAATCATACCCTTATTCCTCCTATTAAATCAAAAGGATGTCTTCTCCCAAGCTCATTACTGTCTTTGGTGCCACTGGCTCTCAGGGCGGCAGTGTGGTGCAGTCCTTGCTTCAGAACAAGTCCCAATCCTTCAAGATCCGAGGAATCACTCGCAATCCTGATTCCGAAAAGGCCAAGGCTCTCGCTGAGCATGGCGTTGAGGTCGTCAAGGCTGACGGTCTGGTCAAGGAAGAGGTGATTGAAGCTTTTAGGGGCAGCTGGGGAGTCTTTGCCAACACAAACTCGGATGATCCTGTAAGCTACCAAGATTAGTATTTTGATTCTCCTCTGACACAGTTGCAGTCAATGAACCAAGAAGGTGGACCTACCGAACTTGATATCGGTAAGAGCCTCGTGGATGCGGCCTCTGAGGCAGGAGTCCGTCACTTTGTGTATAGCGGTATGGCCTCTGCCTCTGAAACCACTGGAGGGGCGGTTCCCAGCAAGGCTTTCGACAGTATGCTATCTTCTCTTCCACTTCACATCTCCAAACTGATTCAATGCAGTGAAGCATGCTGTTGGAGAACATGCAAAGCGCAAGGGGTTTGAGACTGTCAACGTTGTCAGCCCAGGCTGGTACATGGAGAATCATCTTGTGGAAGATTTTGCCCCAGCATTGGGCGGCTTCCCTTTCACTACTGATGAGGAGAGGTACCTCACCCTCCATGTTCCGCGCTGGGGCGGCAATGAAGAGATTCCCTTCATTTCGATTGGAGATGACTATGGTGATCTTGTTCATGGCATCTTCCTCGATCCCAAGAAGTACAACGGGCGTCTTGTCCAAGGTATCAGCGCCAGCGAGAcagctgagaagcttgtttCCGAATTTGAAAAAGGTAAGCGCCATGTGGTTCCAACTGCTGAGTTCTCCTAGCTAACGACTTGTCAGTGACAGGAAACAAGGCTCGATTCGTGCCCATCGAGAACTGGAAGACCATGGAGACTTACGGCGACCAATCCTTTGAGACTGTCAAGGACATGTTCGGTTTCTGTCAGTACTCTGGCGGCTTGTACTATGGAGTTCCTAATGATTTGAgccctgctgctgagctgAAGGCGAAGGCGGCTGAGGCTAAGAAACAGTCGGGCGGTGCTAAGTTGATGACTCTTGAGGGATTCTGGGAGAAGTATTTCGCTTCTTGATCGTCGGCAACGATGCTTTTGGATAGAATGGAACGCGGTTTGATTCAGGAGAGCTCAATCCTTGATCTGCAATAGTCCGTTATCAGTCTTTGACCATAGGTAGTTTGTGCTGTTGCTTAAAGTTAATGCTCATCATTTGTCGATACCTTATGTCTTGTTGGCTTATCACACCAGTGCGGCCATGACGCATTCTTTGATGCATCCTTGCTTGGTAGATGAAGTTAAGGAAGCGAGCTGCTGCTTCCCGTCAGGATGATCCGTAAGGGTCG belongs to Fusarium oxysporum Fo47 chromosome V, complete sequence and includes:
- a CDS encoding kinase-like domain-containing protein; the encoded protein is MQLSDREAAHAIRARLEPLGRTGLSIVYIEKGNSKSALKAAGLWLDGEMYDHAAFAEDTSNLFKREAAIYEALGPYPCILKCIGVELMPDGEEAWALRLERAPHGNLREYVGKNEPPTMARRLQVAVDFTEALQYVHDRGVIWGDVSPRNVLVFDDLHIKLCDFAGSILKGKFPELLFTCEPRCWVPGSEGDSTTRSIVEKELFALGTAICEITEWTVPYGPIEIEELQQKLMDGEYPYVGDSNHVKDVIKKLWHFEYSSAQEAVEALRTALIDT
- a CDS encoding chitin synthase-domain-containing protein, translating into MDPRYGAQPQQHPHPHRTPSPGQPLQQGYQLDDNPFDDGRYGQYGPSQQHLAMPSGPDQHRLPTPSDHLNLNAAQSVDNLSGYGPPGDYAVNPEAHHDAYYNQPYEPRPQQQPYDQGYDQEYDQPYDDHRPMLQHQPSDAPSEPYQDQPQQGGGIKRWKTVKQVLLYRGNLVLDCPVPPVLLQQNPHGERDEFTHMRYSAATCDPNDFYDHDFTLRQRLFTKPRHTELFIVVTMYNEDDILFARTMTGVFKNIEYMCNRPNSKTWGKDAWKKIVVCVVSDGRSKINPRTKALLAGMGVYQEGIAKQQVNGKDVTAHIYEYTTQTHLQIKNDVVQLVHRRQPVQMLFCLKEKNAKKINSHRWFFTAFGRVLDPNICVLLDAGTRPGGSSIYHLWKAFDLEPMCGGACGEIKAMLGTGGKYLLNPLVAAQNFEYKMSNILDKPLESAFGFISVLPGAFSAYRYVALQNDKNGKGPLEKYFLGETLHGGSDAGLFESNMYLAEDRILCFELVTKRNCHWILQYVKSATGETDVPDTVTELVLQRRRWLNGSFFAAIYAIVHFLDFLRSDHTFLRKFAFFIEFIFNTINMIFAWFAIGNFFLVFKILTTSLGDDTLLGRTGEILGVVFTWLYGVFLITCFVLSLGNRPAGSGRLYTAMCWFWAIIMIYLLFAAIFIAVKAIIADVNDANGFNFADIFKNKVFYMLIISVMSTFGIWLIASLIMLDPWHMATSLVQYMLLTPTFTNVLNVYAFCNTHDVSWGTKGDDKVEKLPSVNTKDGTGKTDLPDEGDLNAQYQRELAVFAQKHVEVKTTPTPSQLQEKQMDYYRGVRTGVVLIWMVSNFGLAALVLSSAGLDRISPNKDKDHEAEQLSRSNIYMSIVLWSVAGLSAFKFIGAMWFLVVRMFRGV